In Fundulus heteroclitus isolate FHET01 chromosome 16, MU-UCD_Fhet_4.1, whole genome shotgun sequence, a single genomic region encodes these proteins:
- the LOC105933533 gene encoding rhoGEF domain-containing protein gxcI isoform X2, with product MTATGGRNGPPVPPALPPRIYRSTSMCDMPSSKPIKLPRKNLIKTSSTISEEIPENIYEDPDALLNSIADNSNNTTVANNVNVTKSAHNDLTNTSYHGNKTNTTYNANTSVTINKANTTNTRSTTYSPDTTSGAYKTGTTTKTNANTVITTHNIGTPSSDNASIVDSTYKANRTNTANSSDRSSNTTDNTSYHRRKDSNGYMIPRPAHKPPLPPMLHETNGVNSKAAGGPQDNHQGTNSNTSVRKPPPVPPRLEVPSLYHGRENPTPQPRDTTSRNRAPPLPRPRIYQSASMLDLSNSEGRETPYLSNYEEEHYNSSQSSQYTNNFNPPYTEIIQDFDFHHARASTRRYDADNQSTNSNMYQFSDDISELLLWLKRVSKQSDIQTLYGLNMEDEISCFRRQAMHVRKARRLYGLLMMKRKDALQNSLKEFRAICERLDKVQKTNKNMGIAGGTTGAVGGVTAVVGIALAPMTMGVSLIATAVGAGIAASAGGFGAHAAKANKKVVNRETVEKLVNDYKSDVADLEQCLHYILCAMKELQRHNVVKMQKAGAPQDALRMADLSRAVLHNNTYSSRQMSPSPGGMTSESLLKQFVAEFDFYFTEKSGQKLKKSNKSRFSARVCTLVRNLQEELNYLTQMWETLS from the exons CCAATAAAGCTCCCAAGGAAAAACCTGATCAAGACATCTAGTACCATCTCAGAGGAAATCCCAGAGAATATCTATGAAGACCCAGATGCATTATTG AATTCTATTGCAGAT AACTCCAACAACACAACCGTAGCAAACAACGTCAATGTGACCAAATCAGCACACAACGATTTAACCAACACAAGCTACCACGGGAACAAGACAAACACAACATACAATGCTAACACATCAGTGACGATCAACAAAGCCAATACCACCAATACGAGGAGCACAACCTACAGCCCCGACACAACCAGCGGGGCCTACAAGACTGGAACGACCACCAAAACCAATGCTAACACTGTCATCACGACCCACAATATCGGAACACCCAGTTCAGACAATGCTAGCATAGTCGACTCGACCTACAAGGCTAACAGGACCAACACGGCTAACTCTTCAGACAGATCATCTAACACAACTGACAACACA AGTTACCATAGGAGGAAGGACTCCAATGGCTACATGATACCACGTCCTGCTCACAAACCACCTCTTCCACCCATGCTGCACGAGACTAATGGCGTAAATTCAAAAGCGGCAGGCGGTCCACAGGATAATCATCAGGGAACAAATTCAAATACAAGTGTCAGG AAGCcgcctcctgttcctcctcgcCTAGAAGTTCCCTCTCTTTATCACGGCCGAGAAAATCCTACCCCACAG CCCAGAGACACTACAAGCAGAAATAGAGCCCCACCTTTGCCTCGACCTCGTATCTATCAGAGTGCCTCAATGTTGGACCTGTCAAACTCAGAG GGCAGAGAGACACCATATTTGTCCAACTATGAAGAGGAACATTACAACAGCTCACAGTCATCTCAGTACACCAACAACTTCAACCCTCCATACACTGAAATTATTCAAGATTTTGATTTTCACCAT GCACGGGCATCAACGCGCCGTTACGACGCAGATAACCAGAGCACCAACAGCAACATGTATCAGTTCTCAGAT GATATCTCTGAGCTTTTACTGTGGCTTAAAAGAGTATCTA AACAATCAGATATACAGACACTTTATGGCCTCAATATGGAAGACGAAATCAG CTGCTTCCGTCGGCAGGCCATGCATGTGAGAAAAGCCCGCCGCCTCTACGGCCTGCTCATGATGAAGCGTAAAGACGCCTTGCAGAACTCCCTCAAAGAGTTTCGAGCCATCTGCGAAAGACTGGACAAAGTGCAGAAAACGAATAAAAACATGGGAATTGCCGGAGGCACCACAGGGGCAGTGGGAGGCGTGACTGCAGTGGTGGGCATCGCCTTGGCCCCCATGACCATGGGAGTCTCTCTGATTGCGACGGCTGTGGGTGCGGGCATCGCCGCCTCGGCTGGAGGATTCGGCGCTCACGCTGCCAAGGCCAACAAGAAGGTTGTGAACAGGGAGACCGTTGAGAAGCTTGTAAATGACTACAAGTCAGATGTCGCTGACCTAGAACAGTGCCTGCACTACATCCTCTGTGCGATGAAGGAGCTGCAAAGACACAACGTTGTCAAAATGCAGAAGGCGGGAGCTCCGCAAGACGCCCTGAGGATGGCGGATCTGTCGCGGGCCGTGTTACACAACAACACATACAGCAGCAGGCAGATGTCTCCCAGTCCTGGAGGGATGACGTCTGAAAGTCTGCTTAAACAATTTGTTGCCGAATTTGATTTCTATTTCACAGAAAAGAGTGgccagaagctgaagaagtcGAATAAGAGCAGGTTTTCAGCCAGAGTGTGCACTTTGGTTAGAAACCTGCAGGAGGAACTCAACTACTTGACTCAAATGTGGGAAACGTTAAGCTGA
- the LOC105933533 gene encoding rhoGEF domain-containing protein gxcI isoform X1, with the protein MTATGGRNGPPVPPALPPRIYRSTSMCDMPSSKPIKLPRKNLIKTSSTISEEIPENIYEDPDALLNSIADVSQSEAKPRPIPRPRIKAKPNPYVQNSNNTTVANNVNVTKSAHNDLTNTSYHGNKTNTTYNANTSVTINKANTTNTRSTTYSPDTTSGAYKTGTTTKTNANTVITTHNIGTPSSDNASIVDSTYKANRTNTANSSDRSSNTTDNTSYHRRKDSNGYMIPRPAHKPPLPPMLHETNGVNSKAAGGPQDNHQGTNSNTSVRKPPPVPPRLEVPSLYHGRENPTPQPRDTTSRNRAPPLPRPRIYQSASMLDLSNSEGRETPYLSNYEEEHYNSSQSSQYTNNFNPPYTEIIQDFDFHHARASTRRYDADNQSTNSNMYQFSDDISELLLWLKRVSKQSDIQTLYGLNMEDEISCFRRQAMHVRKARRLYGLLMMKRKDALQNSLKEFRAICERLDKVQKTNKNMGIAGGTTGAVGGVTAVVGIALAPMTMGVSLIATAVGAGIAASAGGFGAHAAKANKKVVNRETVEKLVNDYKSDVADLEQCLHYILCAMKELQRHNVVKMQKAGAPQDALRMADLSRAVLHNNTYSSRQMSPSPGGMTSESLLKQFVAEFDFYFTEKSGQKLKKSNKSRFSARVCTLVRNLQEELNYLTQMWETLS; encoded by the exons CCAATAAAGCTCCCAAGGAAAAACCTGATCAAGACATCTAGTACCATCTCAGAGGAAATCCCAGAGAATATCTATGAAGACCCAGATGCATTATTG AATTCTATTGCAGATGTAAGTCAGTCAGAGGCTAAACCCAGGCCAATACCTCGACCAAGGATTAAAGCCAAACCAAATCCCTATGTCCAGAACTCCAACAACACAACCGTAGCAAACAACGTCAATGTGACCAAATCAGCACACAACGATTTAACCAACACAAGCTACCACGGGAACAAGACAAACACAACATACAATGCTAACACATCAGTGACGATCAACAAAGCCAATACCACCAATACGAGGAGCACAACCTACAGCCCCGACACAACCAGCGGGGCCTACAAGACTGGAACGACCACCAAAACCAATGCTAACACTGTCATCACGACCCACAATATCGGAACACCCAGTTCAGACAATGCTAGCATAGTCGACTCGACCTACAAGGCTAACAGGACCAACACGGCTAACTCTTCAGACAGATCATCTAACACAACTGACAACACA AGTTACCATAGGAGGAAGGACTCCAATGGCTACATGATACCACGTCCTGCTCACAAACCACCTCTTCCACCCATGCTGCACGAGACTAATGGCGTAAATTCAAAAGCGGCAGGCGGTCCACAGGATAATCATCAGGGAACAAATTCAAATACAAGTGTCAGG AAGCcgcctcctgttcctcctcgcCTAGAAGTTCCCTCTCTTTATCACGGCCGAGAAAATCCTACCCCACAG CCCAGAGACACTACAAGCAGAAATAGAGCCCCACCTTTGCCTCGACCTCGTATCTATCAGAGTGCCTCAATGTTGGACCTGTCAAACTCAGAG GGCAGAGAGACACCATATTTGTCCAACTATGAAGAGGAACATTACAACAGCTCACAGTCATCTCAGTACACCAACAACTTCAACCCTCCATACACTGAAATTATTCAAGATTTTGATTTTCACCAT GCACGGGCATCAACGCGCCGTTACGACGCAGATAACCAGAGCACCAACAGCAACATGTATCAGTTCTCAGAT GATATCTCTGAGCTTTTACTGTGGCTTAAAAGAGTATCTA AACAATCAGATATACAGACACTTTATGGCCTCAATATGGAAGACGAAATCAG CTGCTTCCGTCGGCAGGCCATGCATGTGAGAAAAGCCCGCCGCCTCTACGGCCTGCTCATGATGAAGCGTAAAGACGCCTTGCAGAACTCCCTCAAAGAGTTTCGAGCCATCTGCGAAAGACTGGACAAAGTGCAGAAAACGAATAAAAACATGGGAATTGCCGGAGGCACCACAGGGGCAGTGGGAGGCGTGACTGCAGTGGTGGGCATCGCCTTGGCCCCCATGACCATGGGAGTCTCTCTGATTGCGACGGCTGTGGGTGCGGGCATCGCCGCCTCGGCTGGAGGATTCGGCGCTCACGCTGCCAAGGCCAACAAGAAGGTTGTGAACAGGGAGACCGTTGAGAAGCTTGTAAATGACTACAAGTCAGATGTCGCTGACCTAGAACAGTGCCTGCACTACATCCTCTGTGCGATGAAGGAGCTGCAAAGACACAACGTTGTCAAAATGCAGAAGGCGGGAGCTCCGCAAGACGCCCTGAGGATGGCGGATCTGTCGCGGGCCGTGTTACACAACAACACATACAGCAGCAGGCAGATGTCTCCCAGTCCTGGAGGGATGACGTCTGAAAGTCTGCTTAAACAATTTGTTGCCGAATTTGATTTCTATTTCACAGAAAAGAGTGgccagaagctgaagaagtcGAATAAGAGCAGGTTTTCAGCCAGAGTGTGCACTTTGGTTAGAAACCTGCAGGAGGAACTCAACTACTTGACTCAAATGTGGGAAACGTTAAGCTGA